Part of the Quercus lobata isolate SW786 chromosome 6, ValleyOak3.0 Primary Assembly, whole genome shotgun sequence genome, TATGTAATGCCAGATGCGGTTTGTAAAGCAATGTTAAAGGTGATTTGAGATAAAGCCTGTTGTGGCTGTGCTGTGTGAGTAAATATGGTGGTTGGGGAGGTCATCGGGCCATACGATTTGGGGTGATTTTTGTGGTGAATTAGGGCTTTGATTTTGGGGGTTCTGCTCAACATTTATGAAGGAGATCAAAAGGCCGTTGGGGCGAGTTATGATGGATTGGGTGGGTGTGTGAGAGATTAATGGAGATGTGACTTAGGTGCGAGAGGGAGAGGAGAAAAGAGTCAAGTTCCTTGCTACGACGACACATGGGAAAGTCGTTGCAGAGAGACCACACTGCACTGACACGCAGGAGAGAAGAGACGGTATGATTATACGCGTGGGCCTAGAGCACAGTGAAACACACACTCAAACAAGCTTGAACAAAACTCATCTTATGTGAAACAATTGCTCAAACAGCTCTTCAACACAACTTAAACCTTGCTAGTTCAGACTCACGTACCAAAAAAAGATTTCAGCATAGGACTCACCTGTTTGGGTGTTTAAACATAAAACAATGTTGCTCAAACTGGGtgaccaaacaggcccttattCTCCCTCTTACACGATTTTTTTAAGTTGTAACTTGGAACCATAAAACtcactatatttttcaaattttaaaaattaattgaagaaAAGTGAGATATAATAGCCTAAAAGGTGTCGATCACTCAATCCTACTGCAGAAGTTGCGATTTCAAAAGAAAAGTGCAACGTTGTTTTGATTTGTGCATAGAAGGAATAAAAAGGTGAGCTTGTGACTGTTTGCCTAAAAAATAGACCCTGCCCCAGGAAACCACCTTGGAACAACGCGTCAATCATGAATTAATTTGTGATGGATAGTGCtgcataaaaagtaaaaactccTTTAAACTCCTAAGCATTTTGTGCATTATAAGGTTCTTGACAAAAAAGCAAATAAGCAAACTGGTACTCTTTTTCTTAGAATGAAAACCAAAGTTATGCTGACGCCAAAGTTTCCATACCAAGGGTTTGTTTGAGattcacttattttgctgaaattgaaaattttttgctgaaagtactgtagataaaggtaaaagttagttgaaatagtgcAGTAcgacctatgaatagtatcaaaaagtgcagtggggcctataaatagtaacaaaaataaactgaatagtaaaataagctagtaAAAAAATAAGCTATCCAAATGGACAGTAAGTACTGAAATTGATATTGTTATTTGTAAACAGGAGATTAACTCAACTAACAAAAGTGCGTTCTTTAGGGTAAATCTAGTTAAAAACCCTGACAtttatgtgaatgctcttataactttttgttttgtttacttTGTTACCTTTTAAACTTTTAACACAAACATtcacattatttttaaatttcgaTCTTGTTAAACCAGTTTTGTAGAAGTTGGACcaccaaaaaatatttccatattAGTAAGAAATTTTACTTCATAATGGAAAGATTAACTTGGTCTTTCATAACAAGTAATTACATCCTTAATTAGTACAAACAAAAGCACAATATAGCTCATAAACACAATTAACAGTATCACAAGCTACCTATAAGCACCCAAtcctcaaaaacaaaagaacaattgACTACTTAAATACAAGCACAAGCATAGGGAATATGCTTCTAAGAAACTGAAGCTATATAGAACATGTGTTATTGacataaaaatcataaatcaataaaatagttgaaattaaaaaagaaagaagaaaagacacAGTAATTGCAAGATTGAGAGGTGTACTATGCAATACCTTTCAACGGTTgaaattaaaagttaatttttaatatcaacCATTTGataagaaagttaaaaaaaataaaaagaaattgaaaattaaaattaaaatataattaataattttaaaaaagtaaaaataatgaGATAGAAATTACACGATGTAATAACTCTTCATCCATATGTAATTGTACCCTAATTTATTCCATACACACCCAACAAGAAAATCCCACAGGAttctctccatatatatatatatatatatatatatatatatatatatcaattggGTCAATCAGAGGGTCATGGGTCTGAGGTGTACTTCACGGaaaaatacatcaattttttttttaggttaaaatataaaattgaccctctaagtttcatatttttttcatttcagtcctttaaatttcagttttgttattttggttctttaattttcaaattttatcaattcaatCCTCTGTTAGGCTTTTGTTAAGTGTTTTCATTTACTAACTAAAACAACGTCATTTtagatgattttaaaaaaaaaatttatttccttatttaaaaaaactaaaaaatgttaattaccaaaataaataaataacaacaacaactaagGGCTCCGACGCCATTGGAGGAATAGAACAAGATGTTGATAATGGTAGAGCAACCATTAATCCAAAACCGAAGGAAAATGTGAGACCATAAGGCCTTCAAAGCACGCTTGAGTCCCGCATTTATGCCTATGAGCTCTCAAAGATCAGTGGTGGAACCAAAAATTTATCTTTGTTGGGAAAGATTTAAAGATTTGCTTAATGCTTGTCCACATCCTAGCTATGAAACTTGGCgtataattagttttttctaTGAAAGTTTAGCTCCAAAGATGTGCCAATTTATAGAGATGATGTGCAATGGAGAGTTATTGAATAAAGATCCTGATAAggcttttgattattttgatcTCTTAGCTAAGAATGCCCAATCTTGGGATACCACTGATACCTCAGATAGGTCTAGAGCATCCACCAACCCCTTTGGGAGTGGTAACTGGTAAGTACCAATTTAGAAAAGATGATGACCTTAGTGCTAGGGTGGCTAGTCTAATTAGGAAGCTTGAAGCCATGGAATTAAGGAAGGTCAATGGAATCAATACTTTGCCTAAAATTAATGAGGTTTGTAGAATTTGTGAGACCATGGAACAATCTACCAATGAATGCCCTACAATTCCAGCTTTTAAAGAGGTGTTGCATGATCAAGCAAATGCTATGAACATGGTGAAAAAATCATACCCTTCCCCCTATTCCGAGACATACAATTCAAGGTGGAGGAATCACCCAAATTTTAGTTGGAGGAATGATAATGTGGTTGCACCTCCTACACATGGTTCTTcaaattttgttctctataaTCTCCCTCCAAAGAAAGTCTTGAGGACACTTTGCAACAATTCATGCAAACTCAATCCACCATTAATAGTCAGAACTGACAAGCCATAAATGACATTAGGAGCACTCTCACTAAATTGAGCACATCCATGAGCACAATAGAAAAGGGTAAGTTTCCATCTCAAATACAACCAAACCCCCAAGGTCAATTTTGTGTTGATGATTGTAGTTCCTCTAAAAATAAAGTGAGTCAAGCTAAATCTGTAACTACTCTTCGTAGTggaaaaatcaatgaaaaatatattcctAAAAGCAATACACAAGATGAATCTTCCAAAATAAAGAGTAGTAATGAGGTCCTTGAGCCTAAATCCAATGAAATTGAAAGGTGTCCTATCCCTGCTCCCTTTCCCAAAGGTTGATTccatctcaaaattttgaattctttgaAGTGCTTAAGCAAGTTAAAGTGAACATCCCTCTTTTGGATGCCATAAAGAAAATTCCATCGTATActaaatttttgaaagatttGTGTACTGTTAAGCGTAAGCTCAATTTACAtaagaatataaattttacaatttatgaaaacaataaaaaaaaaaaaaaaaattacaatttatgaACAGTATCATTCCAAATTTGAAACTATATGGTTCAttcatgctaaaatttttaaaatttaaaacatctaATGAAGGAgcttttttggtatttggtgtgctaaatgccaaatatttgacatttagCACACCTAATGCTAATGCTATAGGACTATCCAAGTTGAATATACTCCAGTTTGTACGGATATATttgaaaggcaaaaaaaaaagtactttggATTTGGAATGAGAGATAGGTATGTgaataaatgaaaagaagagttaggccACGGGAGTGGaatagaataaataatgaaagtaAATGGGGacaaaatagtaataaaattaaaatgttgtgaatagtTAGGTTCATAGGTTTtcgaaataaaaatatatttatataatttttgttttggtgcgGAATCTCTCAACTATGATAGAAtgatttttcttatataaaattagGAAAAGGGGTTaatggatgttttaaaataaatatttatttagggaatattttttaaaaaaaattatggacaaAATTATGGACGCATTGGAATTCCTAACGCGAAGCGCGGCGGTGCAAGACCACGTCATCAAGAACCTCCTCCAAGTTCTCCCGCTCTCCTCCGCCACCGCCGTAGACACTCGATTCAAGAAGGCCGTCCTCCTCCGCACAATCCAATCCGAGGTATCCAACGCAACGGTCATCGAGACGACGCTCCAGGTGCTAGAACTGATCGAAGAGATGGACCGAAACGACGGTGTGGAGATCGGAGAGTTGTTGAAGGCGGCGTATTTCGCGGCAACGGTGGAGTGTACGGTGAAGTACTTGGCTTTGGAGGGAATCAATGGGAAGTACTTCGAGGCGGTGAAGAGAGTGTGGAGGGGCAGAATCGGTAATTTGGAGAAATCGGGGAACAGGAGCGAGTTGGTTAGGGATAACGCCGAGTTGACTCGGTGGAAGAACGATTTGGAGGCGGCGCTTTGGGATGCCAAAGTTGCGAAGAGGTTGATGAATTTGAATACAAGGGCCGAGGCTCTGCAAAAGCTTAGGGCTTTTTTAGGGGAGGCTTGGGCACTCATGGGCTCTTCCTTTATTGAAGCAGCGGCGGCTACGAGCAATGGAGCCGGTGAATTGGCGGCGGAGCAAGAGGTGGCGGCCTGGGTTCCGGAGTTGGCGGCGAATGAAGAGGATAAACTTGTAGCAGGGAAAGGTAAAGTTTCAAACTTTACTATGATGCATGCTGTGTGctaataattttgtattctcAATGCTCATAATAGAATGAAAATGTTCACATTCCCCTATATTTCAGTTGTGTAGTGCAATCCAAATGAACTTTACACTGGTCATAGTATATATGTGTTGTAATGCATTGGTGACTAAAATCTAAAATGTGTTTAAGGAACACCCATCAAAGgagtaaagcatatgatagCAACTTGCTTTAGTTTGTTATTAGCATAATTCAGTCATTCAAATTATAGATTAGATACTCATCAATTTTAGAGCGAAGAAACACTAGCaaattaaagaatcaaaattgCCCTTAAAATGGAGTCTCCTATCCTAATGTATACTAGGAGGTGGCCGACATTGGAGGCCAAACTTTCTTTTTACACTTCAATACATGTTTAAAGTTCAGTTTAATTACTTCTAACAATAGCCTTTTTAAAGTTCAGTTTCAGGTTTTAAAAGGTCCCTTCTTAGAGTTCAAGTTTCAGGCTTTTGAAGGTCCCTTTGAGTAGCAGGCACTCTAGGTTGCACTGCCTCTAGCTCACCTTCACACTTCTTATATGGACAATTAAAATGCAACTACCAGAAGTCATTCTTTCTGAAAATGCTATCTATTTTCTAATAACTCAATCTGAAGGATAAGTGGAGAAACATGACACGGTATCTAGGAAGCATGGACATGGACATAGGTACGAGTACGGACATGGGTACGACACAGTAACATgaacaatttctaaaaaattataacatgaaatGGCCAGCACAACACCGGTTTGGCACTCTAAATGAAATGTCTGTACTTCCTAGCACGGTATTGATCCCACAAAACAGAAcgcaaatttttttgtattttccgAAGAGATAAAAATTTGCAGTAGTTTGTTAGTTCACCCCATAACCTTTCCGCCTTATACATCAACATGTGTTATATAACATAAGGTATACATACCTTCTTGAGTCCTGACAGTGCTAGTTCTTGTAGTTCTCTTGACTGAGTTATACTCTCATGTTCAGCTGATGCCTTCCTATGTTCATATTTCAGCTTGGTTATACTACACCAGTGATGGCGGTTAACGTAATTATGCAGTGAGCTTATTTTGGATCATGTTTTCACATGTATATGTTTTATTCCCCATGAATGAAATGTATGTATTTTGATATTTCTGTACCTTGGCTAACTTAAATTGATGGAATGGCCTAAAATTCAAGAATGGATAGGTTTTTAAGTGATTTTGCTGTTAGGGGCTTACCTGCACAATGTATTTGTTATCGTTGTTGTATGGTGTACCACTGCTAAACATTCAAATTGTAGCCATCTATTTCACattctttgaactttgaagtgcGACTGTGCGAGTATGCCCTATAACTTAGTGGAAATGGCTTTAGCCTTTAGGTGCAGCTCGGAAGTGGATGTAATTATTCAGAATTCAAGGCTTTAGTTTCTTATATGTGCATGCCCTTTTTGGTTTAGGCTGGCACTGCGGGGGTAGCTTTTATGTAAtgctttttaaaacctctttcttttttctttttcttttttcaaagtACAATTTTAGCAcacttcaataaaaaaaatctttagcaAAAACTTAAATAAGTTATTCTTAAACGGTTCAAAATTTGGTGACAGACCTGTTCACAATCAAAGATGTGCCTTTTCTATGGAGTATAAGGCTGGTAATGCCATGGCAAGATAGTCATCAAGTATCTAATCAAACTAGAAAGTTACCttttaaaccctataatttagggtttaataaattaaaatttataattttaaaagtaacaCATTAATTCTGGAGATTTTAAAGGGCTACaagttaaattttataattttaaacataataaataattccTTGAGATttcaaaaaacaacaaattaaaccttaactCATTTTAAGAGAAACAACATGGTATTCGTGATTTAATGTAGGTTAAGGATTTACTAGCGAATGAAATATTTCTTAATGACTCTCAAagtctttatcttttttattttattttataatatgatCCTGCCTTGTTATAACCTCAAGTCCTTTTATGTTGATATAGAATTATTAATATTCCCCATCTTTGATAGCCTATTCAGCATTTAGTTTCTTGGTTGAATGGGGtttctttataattttctttttattttgtggattCTAATCgtcatttgtatttttgttctCTGATCTGGGTTCATTCTTGTTTCGAAGAGAGTTTTAGAACTCCCTCCTATCTCACTAAATTGGGAAGAATGAACCAAATTgatatgaattataaaaaaccaaaacaaataaatatttttaatataaaattcaaaactaacgAGTAACTGCATAACAGataatcattcaaaattaaagcatatctcaatatcacaaataatcaatcataatatgtcaaagaaaataaactacaacaactaataaatttatatacctagggtttgaagggtatattggtaaaatgacATTTAATTAAACAAATCAGACAGGTCAAACGGGTTCCATGAATTGGACACTAActcaacccatttattaaacgggttagtTATGTCAACCCGAATATGACACTAATCCGTTAAGTTTCAATCCATAACTCGCTAATTTCATGTCATGTCGTATCAGGTTCACAAGTcgtgtccaattttgccacTCCTATATGCAGTCCCCCGTCCTAACAGGCACACCTTACCTTGTCAATTTTGATACCTCTCCTTTGCTCATCTGCTAAAGCCTTATATGTCATGCACAAACAGAAACAACAACATTGCATGAATCGCACTTAAGCAACTGTGTTCTTTTTTTCTACAGACGACTAAcctattttatttaaacacGGCTATAGGCCCTACCTAATAAAACGCCGTTGCAAACACTAAAAACGCAGCTTCAGAACTACCCTATAGGTGCGTTTTATagaacgcggctataggtttaTAATTTTAGCTGCGCTTGACTTAAAATATCCTAAACTAATTATCATAAAACAATAAcattgtacggcaccgagatcccaggcccatacaggccctgggcccaaTCCCATACCGGCCTTGGGCACAAGCCCAGCAGAAAGGTCCAGTTATCCTGCGCCCTTCTTGAAGCTTCCTTAATGTACAAACAAGTGTAGGGTATTGaattccaagaggtgatcggtcaaacgttcccAGTCAAGTATATGAACCGTTCCCGGGAAAATGTGATATGCACAGGAAActgagttgccgaacataatcggtcaagatggaaccaagttccaagatcataaatgctgcaccgccctctcacctaaacgtCCACTTTaatcagataatattggaccttcagtagcactaatggtggctgtaatcataatcttcccactaaccttggctataaatagaagaaagttgggagaaaaaggggttcagaaaaattgagagaaaacagtcaagcGAGTGAATACCAACtaggcgttgctttgagtctctctgccgagaacgacccatagtaggaaatccttaaacccactacaaataaattgtgagcccaagtgatctgaggcccagaagtcttatacttggttcttacaattggcgcccaccgtagggccctcctacaaagctgtgattcgactgagactcaaacgacAGGAATGTCTGAGGAGCGTTCAGGAGAGCGTGCACCGAGCGGCTCCataggatcttctcgggggtcaacatggagggagagaaggcagaaacggcgggaagatagggagcGCCCAAGAGGGGAGGAAAGGTCCGGATTGGGAGAAGGGTCAGCTCAGACACACTGGATGGTTTCAGACGTCTCGGCGCATCGGCAGTATGATGATAGAGACCGAGAACTGGAGCGGTTacgcagactggtaatggatTTAGAGCTGGAAGTAAGGGGTCGGCGAcatgaaaggaatcgcaacccccagcaaaggagaaaccaGGGCGAGGGCTCCAGCCGATCTAGTACGCAACGATCCCAAGACCGATCGCGTTCCCAAGAGTCACACCGGCAACCACGGGAACCTCGTCATCGGCGGAACCGTTCACGGTCGCATGATTACGATCACCAAGGATCAGAATTGCCGGAGGAGCGACTGCACCACAATGCcgccatggacgccatgagccgAGCCTTGCGGATGGCAGCCTGGTCACCATTCTCCGATGAAATCGAACAGGCCAcaatgccgagcagattcacacgaccgccattcaattcgtatgaagggaggacagaccccgtggagcatgttagccattacatccacatgatgtctttgcatgcgcaCAACGATGCATTTATGTGTAAAGTATTCCCCTCTAGCCTCGGCTCTACTGCACTGACATGGTTCAATGGGTTGCGGAAAGGTTCTATACACAGCTtcgccgagctgattcaagaattCGGCAGCAGGTTCGTGACATGCAGTCGAGTGCAACAGCCGGTtgacgcactactttccatgaaaatgagggtcggggaaacccttcggagcTATaccagccgatactgggaactctacaacgagattggtgggggaaacgagaaaattgcagcaagcaccttcaggatggggctccctgaagattctgaattacgggagtcactgacgagaagaccccccgaggatataaggcaactgatgagacgtatagaggagtacaaacgcctggaggatgaccggctgcaaagcagggggaaagctcctttagtagggagatctcggcaaagcATTTTGCCGACGAAACCAAAAagagacttcagaatgcaggaacCAGAGGTGCAAATCGAAGGGGTTAATGTGGTGTTTAAAGAGCCCGTGCATAAAATCTTGGAACGGATAAaaaacgagccattcttcaggtggccgaacaaaatggggggcgacccatctcggaggaaccaaaacctatactgcacctatcacagagacaaggggcacaccaccgagcagtgtcgggtattaaaagatcatctcggacagctagtGAGGGCAGGGTACCTGAAGGAGTTTGTAGCAGATTCCATTGACCGAGAAACCGGGCAGGGcgcccaacagaaaaggaacccCCTTCCGCCACccctgggggtaatcgaagtcatccatgccgcaccaagaagAGCAGCAGCGGCAAAAAGGGTATTGACAGTGGCTTGCGCGGAGGGagaatcatccaagaagaaaaagaaagttggacGGCAGtccatctcgttcggagaagacgatttggaaggaacggtccaaccccacgacgatgttttggtggtgacagcccggataggcggattcctggtgaagagggtgATGATTGATCAGGGTAGCGGGgctgacgtcatgtacccggaccTCTTTGAAGGACTCgggttaaagacccaggatttggcaaagtatgacacgccgttggTCTCGT contains:
- the LOC115950582 gene encoding uncharacterized protein LOC115950582 isoform X1 translates to MDKIMDALEFLTRSAAVQDHVIKNLLQVLPLSSATAVDTRFKKAVLLRTIQSEVSNATVIETTLQVLELIEEMDRNDGVEIGELLKAAYFAATVECTVKYLALEGINGKYFEAVKRVWRGRIGNLEKSGNRSELVRDNAELTRWKNDLEAALWDAKVAKRLMNLNTRAEALQKLRAFLGEAWALMGSSFIEAAAATSNGAGELAAEQEVAAWVPELAANEEDKLVAGKVSGFKRSLLRVQVSGF
- the LOC115950582 gene encoding uncharacterized protein LOC115950582 isoform X2 — protein: MDKIMDALEFLTRSAAVQDHVIKNLLQVLPLSSATAVDTRFKKAVLLRTIQSEVSNATVIETTLQVLELIEEMDRNDGVEIGELLKAAYFAATVECTVKYLALEGINGKYFEAVKRVWRGRIGNLEKSGNRSELVRDNAELTRWKNDLEAALWDAKVAKRLMNLNTRAEALQKLRAFLGEAWALMGSSFIEAAAATSNGAGELAAEQEVAAWVPELAANEEDKLVAGKAWLYYTSDGG